A genomic region of Miscanthus floridulus cultivar M001 chromosome 3, ASM1932011v1, whole genome shotgun sequence contains the following coding sequences:
- the LOC136547499 gene encoding probable galacturonosyltransferase 7 isoform X3, with amino-acid sequence MKAQPLLPAALKRRRGPRVAVLALVLCSLLVPLAFLFDRAPSGYVTTEERRRQEVVLPKFDHEEKRRPTGADRERQDAPERKIPRSSSGVIHQQTPEKNISKSSTGVIHHQTPEKNISKGSTGVIHHQTPEKNISKVLPAPKVEPSKDVTHSTKVARDASQEDEKADEVEKAKSCQLEFGSYCLWSIEHKEIMKDHIVKRLKDQLFVARSYYPSIAKLQGQEALTQEMKQNIQDHERILSVSTVDADLPSLINRRMKQMERTLVRAKSCTVDCKNVDRKLRQILDMTEDEAHFHMKQSAFLYNLGAQTLPKSHHCLSMRLTLEYFKSSSLDSDDSPGKFSSPEYRHYVILSRNVLAASVVINSTVTSCKEPGYLAFHILTDAQNFYAMKHWFARNSYKNAAIHVLNYEAIILERLPKYTIWQLYLPEEFRVLIRSIKQPTENTRMKYLSLFSHSHFVIPEIFKYLNKVVVLDDDVVVQRDLSFLWNIDMGDKVNGAVEFCGLKLGEMKNVLGKTAYDPKSCAWMSGVNLINLDKWREHNVTENYLLLMKKFKVKDELSLRAAAFPLSLLSLQHLIYPLDEKLTLAGLGYDYGIDEEVARRSASLHYNGNMKPWLELGIPDYKKYWKRFLVRGDRFMDECNVNP; translated from the exons aTGAAGGCGCAGCCGCTGCTACCGGCGGCGCTCAAGAGGCGGAGGGGCCCGCGCGTGGCGGTGCTGGCGCTCGTCCTCTGCTCCCTGCTCGTGCCCTTGGCCTTCCTCTTCGACCGCGCCCCTTCCG GGTACGTGACGACGGAGGAGCGGCGCCGACAG GAGGTCGTTCTGCCTAAGTTCGATCACGAGGAGAAGAGGCGTCCTACTGGCGCTGACAGAGAGCGACAG GATGCGCCGGAGAGGAAGATCCCTAGAAGTAGTTCAGGAGTCATTCATCAACAAACACCGGAGAAGAACATCTCCAAAAGCAGTACAGGAGTCATTCATCACCAAACACCGGAGAAGAACATCTCCAAAGGCAGTACAGGAGTCATTCATCACCAAACACCGGAGAAGAACATCTCCAAAG TTCTTCCAGCACCAAAAGTTGAACCATCAAAGGATGTGACGCATTCAACTAAAGTCGCAAGA GATGCTAGCCAAGAAGATGAAAAGGCTGATGAAGTGGAAAAGGCAAAGTCTTGTCAACTTGAATTTGGGAGTTATTGTCTCTGGTCCATTGAGCACAAAGAAATAATGAAAGATCATATAGTGAAAAGGCTAAAAGATCAACTCTTCGTAGCACGCTCATACTATCCAAGCATTGCAAAACTTCAAGGACAGGAAGCTCTGACTCAGGAAATGAAGCAAAACATACAAGACCATGAAAGGATTCTTAGTGTATCAACAGTTGATGCTGATCTACCATCCCT TATCAACAGAAGGATGAAGCAGATGGAGCGAACATTAGTGAGAGCCAAATCTTGCACAGTAGATTGTAAGAATGTTGACAGGAAGCTTCGCCAGATACTTGATATGACTGAGGATGAAGCTCATTTTCATATGAAGCAGAGTGCATTCCTCTACAATCTCGGTGCCCAGACATTGCCGAAAAGTCATCATTGCCTATCTATGAGGTTGACACTAGAATATTTCAAATCATCTTCATTGGATTCTGATGATTCTCCTGGCAAGTTCAGTAGTCCAGAATACAGGCACTATGTTATACTATCTAGGAACGTTCTTGCGGCTTCTGTAGTGATCAACTCAACTGTGACCAGTTGTAAG GAGCCAGGCTACCTTGCTTTTCATATCCTAACTGATGCTCAGAACTTCTATGCCATGAAACACTGGTTTGCCAGGAATTCATATAAAAATGCAGCTATCCATGTCCTAAACTACGAGGCCATTATTTTGGAGAGACTTCCAAAGTATACTATCTGGCAGCTGTATTTGCCAGAGGAGTTCCGTGTTCTCATTAGGAGCATTAAGCAGCCTACTGAAAACACAAGAATGAAATACCTGTCGCTTTTCAGCCACTCACATTTCGTTATTCCAGAAATATTCAAGTATCTAAACAAGGTGGTTGTGTTGGAtgacgatgtagttgttcaaCGTGATCTGTCTTTCTTGTGGAATATTGATATGGGAGACAAGGTAAATGGCGCTGTCGAATTTTGTGGTCTGAAACTGGGTGAAATGAAAAATGTCTTGGGTAAAACAGCATATGATCCCAAGTCGTGTGCATGGATGTCAGGGGTGAATTTGATTAATTTGGATAAATGGAGGGAGCATAATGTTACTGAGAACTATCTGTTGCTCATGAAAAAG TTCAAAGTCAAGGATGAGCTGTCCCTGCGAGCAGCAGCATTTCCTCTAAGCTTGCTATCCTTGCAACATCTAATATATCCCCTAGATGAAAAATTGACCCTTGCTGGacttggatatgactatggaattgATGAAGAGGTTGCGCGGAGATCTGCATCATTGCACTACAATGGCAACATGAAACCTTGGCTTGAATTAGGTATACCGGACTACAAGAAGTACTGGAAGAGGTTTCTTGTCCGAGGAGATCGATTTATGGACGAGTGCAACGTAAATCCGTGA